A genomic segment from Capra hircus breed San Clemente chromosome 15, ASM170441v1, whole genome shotgun sequence encodes:
- the LOC102190875 gene encoding olfactory receptor 5W2-like: MEKENCSSVTEFIFLGITSDLEVKVTLFAMLLMVYLINLLGNLGMIILIRMDPQLQTPMYFFLSHLSFCDLCYSTAIGPKMLVDLLAKNKPIPFYGCALQFLIACTFADSECLLLAVMAYDRYRAISRPLLYAVSMSSGVCSLLVAGVYLVGMTDALIHTTLAFHLCFCGSNEINHFFCDLPPLYLLSCSDTQVNEWTVFIVFGFIELSSISGVLVSYSYVILAVSKIHSAKGRFKAFSTCASHLTSVAIFQGTMLFMYFRPSSIYSLDQDKMTSLFYTLMIPMLNPLIYSLRNKDVKDALGKLKNKRWFQRFI, translated from the coding sequence atggagaaagaaaattgcTCCTCTGTGACtgaattcattttcttggggattaCCAGTGATCTAGAAGTGAAAGTGACCTTATTTGCCATGTTGCTGATGGTCTATCTCATTAATCTTCTGGGAAATCTTGGAATGATCATTTTGATTAGAATGGATCCCCAGCTGCAAACGCCAATGTACTTTTTCCTCAGCCACCTCTCCTTCTGTGACCTCTGCTATTCCACAGCCATTGGGCCCAAGATGCTGGTTGACCTTTTGGCCAAGAACAAACCAATCCCGTTCTACGGCTGTGCCCTACAGTTCTTGATTGCCTGTACCTTTGCAGATTCTGAGTGTCTCCTGCTGGCAGTGATGGCCTATGATCGATACAGGGCCATCAGCAGGCCCTTGCTCTATGCGGTCAGCATGTCCAGTGGGGTGTGCTCCCTGCTCGTGGCTGGGGTTTACCTGGTGGGAatgacagatgctttgatccacacGACATTAGCATTCCACTTATGCTTTTGTGGGTCAAATGAGATTAACCACTTCTTCTGTGACTTACCTCCACTCTACCTTCTTTCTTGCTCTGATACACAGGTCAATGAATGGacagtatttattgtttttggCTTCATTGAATTGAGCTCAATTTCAGGAGTTCTTGTCTCTTACTCTTATGTCATCCTAGCAGTCTCAAAGATCCACTCTGCTAAGGGGAGGTTCAAAGCTTTCTCCACCTGTGCCTCCCACTTAACTTCTGTGGCAATTTTCCAGGGAACTATGCTTTTTATGTACTTTAGGCCAAGTTCAATCTACTCTTTAGATCAAGACAAAATGACCTCATTGTTTTACACCCTTATGATTCCCATGTTAAATCCTCTGATTTACAGCCTACGGAACAAGGATGTGAAAGATGCCCtaggaaaactaaaaaataaaagatggttTCAAAGATTTAtataa
- the LOC102185741 gene encoding olfactory receptor 5W2-like: MSRENCSSLTEFIFLGITENTENKVILFTMFLLVYLINLLANLGMITLIRMDPQLHTPMYFFLSHLSFCDLCYSTAIGPKMLVDLFAKNKSISFCGCALQFLVFCIFADSECLLLAVMAYDQYRAISSPLLYAVSMSRRVRSLLVAGVYLEAMADALIHTTLAFRLCFCGSNVINHFFCDLPPLFLLSCSDIQVNELVLFIVFGFIELSTISGVLVSYCYIILSVLKIHSAEGRSKAFSTCTFHLTAVAIFQGTLLFMNFRPSSSYSLDQDKMTSLFYTLVIPMLNPLIYSLRNNDVKEALEKLKNKLYF, encoded by the coding sequence ATGAGTAGAGAGAATTGCTCCTCCTTGACTGAGTTCATTTTCTTAGGAATTACTGAGAACACTGAGAACAAAGTGATCCTATTTACAATGTTTCTCCTTGTTTATCTCATCAATCTTCTGGCAAATCTGGGAATGATCACCCTGATTAGGATGGATCCCCAGctgcacacccccatgtactttttcctcagCCACCTCTCCTTCTGTGACCTCTGCTATTCCACAGCCATCGGCCCTAAGATGCTGGTGGACCTATTTGCCAAGAACAAGTCAATCTCTTTCTGTGGCTGCGCTCTGCAATTCTTGGTCTTCTGTATCTTTGCCGATTCGGAGTGTCTCCTGCTGgcagtgatggcctatgaccagTACAGGGCCATCAGCAGCCCCttgctctatgcagtcagcatgtCCAGGAGGGTGCGCTCCCTGCTCGTGGCTGGGGTTTACCTGGAGGCAATGGCAGATGCTCTGATACACACGACATTAGCATTCCGCTTATGTTTCTGTGGGTCAAATGTGATTAaccatttcttctgtgatttacctccacttttcctcctttcctgctcTGATATACAGGTCAATGAGTTGGTGTTGTTTATTGTTTTTGGTTTCATTGAGCTGAGTACAATTTCAGGAGTCCTTGTCTCTTATTGTTATATCATCCTTTCAGTCTTGAAAATCCACTCTGCTGAGGGGAGGTCCAAAGCTTTCTCCACCTGCACTTTCCACCTAACTGCGGTGGCCATtttccagggaactctgctcttcATGAATTTCCGACCAAGCTCTTCCTACTCTCTAGATCAAGACAAAATGACCTCATTGTTTTACACCCTTGTGATTCCCATGTTAAACCCTCTGATTTATAGTTTGCGGAACAATGATGTAAAAGAGGCcctagaaaaattgaaaaataaactatatttttaa
- the LOC108637623 gene encoding olfactory receptor 5W2-like, with translation MERENCSSVTEFIFLGLTDNAENKVILFTMFLLVYLINLLANLGMITLIRMDPQLHTPMYFFLSHLSFCDLCYSTAIGPKMLVDLFAKNKSIRSYGCALQFLVFCFFVDSECLLLAVMAYDRYKAISSPLLYAVSMSSRVRSLLMAGVYLVGMIDGLINTTLAFHLCFCGSNEINHFFCDVPPLLLISCSDTQVNELVIFMIFGFIELSSISGVLVSYCYIILAVLKIHSAEGRFKAFSTCTSHLTAVAIFQGTLLFMYFRPSSSYSLDEDKMASLFYTLVIPMLNPLIYSLRNKDVKQALEKLKNKWF, from the coding sequence ATGGAAAGAGAGAATTGCTCCTCCGTGACTGAGTTCATTTTCTTGGGACTTACTGATAACGCTGAGAACAAAGTGATCCTATTTACAATGTTTCTCCTTGTTTATCTCATCAATCTTCTGGCAAATCTGGGAATGATCACCCTGATTAGGATGGATCCCCAGCTGCACACacccatgtactttttcctcagCCACCTCTCCTTCTGTGACCTCTGCTATTCCACAGCCATCGGCCCTAAGATGCTGGTGGACCTGTTTGCCAAGAACAAATCAATCCGCTCCTATGGCTGTGCTCTGCAATTCttggtcttctgtttctttgtcgattctgagtgtctcctgctggcagtgatggcctatgaccggtACAAGGCCATCAGCAGCCCCTTGCTCTATGCGGTCAGCATGTCTAGCAGGGTGCGCTCCCTGCTCATGGCCGGGGTTTACCTGGTGGGAATGATAGACGGTTTGATAAACACGACATTAGCATTCCATTTATGCTTCTGTGGGTCAAATGAGATTAACCACTTTTTTTGTGATGTTCCTCCTCTCCTGTTGATATCTTGCTCAGACACACAGGTCAATGAGTTAGTGATATTCATGATTTTTGGCTTCATTGAATTAAGCTCCATTTCAGGAGTCCTTGTCTCTTATTGTTATATCATCCTAGCAGTCTTGAAGATCCACTCTGCTGAAGGGAGGTTCAAAGCTTTCTCCACCTGCACCTCCCACCTAACTGCTGTGGCAATtttccagggaactctgctcttcATGTATTTCAGGCCTAGTTCATCCTACTCTCTAGATGAAGACAAAATGGCCTCATTGTTTTACACCCTTGTGATTCCCATGTTAAACCCTCTGATTTACAGCTTAAGGAACAAGGATGTAAAACAGGCCctggaaaaattgaaaaataaatggttTTAG